Proteins from one Oncorhynchus tshawytscha isolate Ot180627B linkage group LG16, Otsh_v2.0, whole genome shotgun sequence genomic window:
- the gp9 gene encoding glycoprotein IX (platelet) gives MLLGSGIAILLLLATTSAQPSTKPCQCSTLQPSGLQVNCSSMSLMEVPPLSPDTTELYLQDNQLSTVPSGHFDRLQDLRRVTLSGNPFHCDCGIQFLRTWLRRNWAVVSGGVPTCASPSGVAHTAITALSDAYFSSCAQQSCAGWVYDTMVGVMLCGLISLLLWGLRLAKNSTFTLDIDQRHAGLEVDSLRSLKPKHRRLQRTLSEERENSASLTWTNDPERPLINMEILPQILDVLHKKHNIKIKTI, from the coding sequence ATGCTCTTAGGTTCAGGGAtagccatcctcctcctcctggccactACCAGTGCACAGCCCAGCACAAAGCCCTGCCAGTGTTCAACTCTCCAGCCTTCAGGGCTACAGGTTAACTGCAGCTCCATGAGCCTCATGGaagtgccccctctctctccagacacCACAGAGCTCTACCTCCAGGACAACCAGCTGTCCACAGTACCCTCAGGGCACTTTGACAGGCTGCAAGACCTGAGGAGGGTCACCCTGTCTGGGAACCCTTTCCACTGCGACTGTGGCATCCAGTTCCTGAGGACCTGGCTGAGGAGGAACTGGGCTGTCGTGTCTGGTGGGGTGCCCACCTGTGCCAGCCCCAGTGGTGTGGCACACACAGCAATCACTGCGCTCAGTGATGCCTACTTCTCTTCCTGTGCCCAGCAAAGCTGTGCAGGGTGGGTGTATGACACCATGGTGGGGGTGATGCTGTGTGGGCTCATCAGTCTGCTGCTGTGGGGTCTGAGGCTGGCCAAGAACTCCACCTTCACTCTGGACATCGATCAGAGACATGCAGGGTTGGAGGTGGACTCTCTGAGGTCGCTGAAGCCCAAACACAGGAGGCTCCAGAGGACTCTATCTGAGGAGAGGGAGAACTCTGCCTCTCTCACCTGGACAAACGACCCAGAGAGACCGCTGATTAACATGGAGATATTGCCCCAAATACTGGACGTATTGCACAAGAAACACAATATAAAGATAAAGACAATATAA